The Lineus longissimus chromosome 2, tnLinLong1.2, whole genome shotgun sequence genome window below encodes:
- the LOC135483623 gene encoding T-complex protein 1 subunit zeta-like — protein sequence MSAIHQLNPKAEIARAHQALAVNISAAKGLQDVLKSNLGPKGTLKMLVSGSGDIKLTKDGNVLLHEMQIQHPTASLIARVATAQDDITGDGTTSNVLIIGELLKQADLYISEGLHPRLITEGFDAAKKKALEVLDEVKITAAVDRDMLISVARTSLRTKLHQELADKLTEHIVDSVLAIKKDKEPIDLHMIEIMEMQHKTDMDTSLIRGIVMDHGSRHPDMKKKVDNAYILTCNVSLEYEKSEVNSGFFYKSAVEREKLVQAERAFTDERVKKIIELKKKVCEGTDKGFVVINQKGIDPLSLDMMAKEGIVALRRAKRRNMERLTLACGGIAMNSVDDLTPDCLGFAGRVYEYVLGESKFTYVEECANPLSVTLLVKGPNKHTLTQIKDAIHDGLRAVKNAIEDGCVIPGAGAFEIAAYSALMKFKESVKGRARLGVQAFAEALLVIPKVLGKNSGHDPQETIVKLQEEYVTAGQPVGLDLATGEACIPGDLGIVDNYRVKKQLLHSCTVIASNLLLVDEIMRAGMSSLKG from the exons ATGTCTGCCATTCATCAGCTCAATCCAAAAGCCGAAATTGCAAGAGCTCATCAGGCTCTTGCGGTGAACATCAGTGCAGCTAAAGGTCTCCAAGATGTTCTCAAAAGTAACCTCGGTCCAAAAGGAACCcttaaaat GTTGGTTTCTGGATCTGGTGACATCAAGTTGACCAAAGATGGAAATGTTCTACTGCATGAGATG caaattcagcACCCTACAGCTTCCTTGATTGCTCGTGTTGCCACCGCCCAGGATGACATCACAGGAGATGGGACCACTTCCAATGTTCTCATCATCGGGGAGCTCCTGAAGCAGGCCGACCTCTACATCTCTGAGGGACTTCACCCAAGGCTCATCACAGAGGGTTTTGATGCTGCCAAGAAGAAGGCATTGGAAGTCTTGGATGAGGTGAAGATCACCGCTGCTGTTGACCGGGATATGCTGATCAGTGTTGCTAGGACATCACTGAGGACCAAGCTCCATCAAGAGTTGGCAGATAAACTCACTGAG CACATTGTTGATTCCGTGCTTGCCATCAAGAAAGACAAGGAACCTATTGATCTGCACATGATCGAGATTATGGAAATGCAGCACAAAACTGACATGGACACCAG TCTTATTCGTGGTATTGTGATGGATCATGGTTCCCGCCATCCAGACATGAAGAAGAAGGTGGACAATGCCTACATCTTGACATGTAATGTCTCTTTGGAATATGAGAAGAG TGAGGTGAACTCTGGTTTCTTCTACAAGAGCGCAGTCGAGCGTGAGAAGCTTGTGCAGGCTGAGAGGGCATTCACTGATGAGAGGGTAAAGAAGATTATTGAATTGAAGAAGAAGGTGTGCGAGGGCACCGACAAGGGATTTGTTGTCATCAACCAGAAGGGTATTGACCCCCTTTCTCTTGACATGATGGCCAAGGAAGGCATCGTGGCTCTGAGGAGGGCTAAGAGGAGGAACATGGAAAG ATTGACCCTGGCCTGTGGTGGAATTGCCATGAATTCCGTTGATGATCTGACTCCTGACTGCCTCGGTTTCGCCGGCCGCGTCTACGAATATGTCTTGGGAGAAAGCAAGTTCACATACGTAGAGGAATGTGCCAATCCACTCTCAGTTACCCTACTAGTGAAAGGACCAAATAAGCACACCCTTACTCAGATCAAGGATGCGATCCATGATGGTTTGAGAGCTGTCAAGAATGCCATTGAGGATGGGTGTGTCATCCCTGGAGCTGGGGCCTTCGAGATAGCTGCCTACTCAGCTTTAATGAAGTTCAAGGAGTCTGTCAAGGGCAGAGCTAGGTTGG GTGTGCAGGCATTTGCTGAGGCTCTGTTGGTCATTCCCAAGGTGCTTGGAAAGAACTCTGGACATGACCCACAGGAGACAATCGTGAAACTTCAGGAGGAATACGTTACTGCTGGACAACCAGTTGGATTAGATTTAGCGACGG GTGAAGCATGTATACCAGGAGATCTTGGCATAGTCGACAACTATCGAGTGAAAAAACAGTTACTGCATTCTTG TACTGTCATAGCAAGCAACTTATTACTGGTGGATGAGATAATGAGAGCGGGTATGTCATCTCTAAAAGGCTAA